From one Macrobrachium nipponense isolate FS-2020 chromosome 37, ASM1510439v2, whole genome shotgun sequence genomic stretch:
- the LOC135209284 gene encoding uncharacterized protein LOC135209284, with product MAPNKSKNRKKSIVLCSIIIASLCEDEDVRTREWCKEWLQRRKEKGSHATILQELRDGAYESDFKNYMRMDPNTFYDLLVMIEPFISKQDTCMRENISPEARLEATMLFLSTGCSYTPFSTEPEYQNSLSEIIPETCQAIFAVLKDKYLKTPQTAEEWRYVAEDFRKIWNFLICIGALDGKHILIKRTYLHLMALCDANSNFLYVDVGINGRVSDGGVWNKSTLCMHIENGSAGLPDDIQLPNCSKILPFVIVVDDAYPLKRHIMKPFSHRDQNLQQSIFSYWLSRARNTVENAFGRLAYRFHVFKRQIDLEPKKLEQIVLACTAQHNYLHKVPVTPYLCINDKDNPMLSLERQNSTIEGTVVRNMYMKYFNEEGTVIWQCGGISA from the exons ATGGCTCCCAATAAatccaaaaacagaaaaaagtcaaTAGTATTGTGCAGTATAATTATTGCTTCCCTTTGTGAGGACGAAGATGTGAGGACAAGGGAATGGTGCAAGGAGTGGTTGCAACgaagaaaggaaaagggaagTCATGCTACCATTTTACAGGAACTTCGAGATGGTGCTTATGAATCCGACTTTAAGAACTATATGCGTATGGATCCAAATACCTTCTATGATTTATTGGTGATGATAGAACCTTTCATATCTAAGCAAGACACATGCATGAGGGAGAACATTTCCCCAGAAGCACGTCTGGAGGCAACTATGTTGTTTCTGTCCACCGGGTGCTCCTACACTCCCTTCAGTACAGAACCAGAATATCAAAACAGTCTGTCTGAAATCATTCCTGAAACTTGTCAGGCCATCTTTGCTGTACTCAAGGATAAATACCTGAAG ACACCCCAAACAGCCGAAGAGTGGAGGTATGTTGCAGAAGATTTTCGCAAGATATGGAACTTTCTAATCTGCATTGGAGCCCTCGACGGGAAGCATATTCTGATAAAGCGAACCTATTTACATTTAATGGCACTCTGTGATGCAAATTCAAACTTCCTATATGTTGACGTGGGCATTAATGGAAGAGTATCTGACGGGGGAGTGTGGAATAAGTCTACTCTTTGCATGCATATTGAAAATGGATCTGCTGGTCTTCCAGATGATATCCAGCTTCCCAACTGTTCAAAGATATTACCGTTTGTGATTGTAGTTGATGACGCGTACCCACTGAAGCGCCATATTATGAAACCTTTCTCTCATCGAGATCAAAATCTTCAACAGAGTATATTCTCCTATTGGTTGTCAAGAGCTCGAAACACCGTAGAAAATGCTTTTGGGAGACTTGCTTATAGGTTTCACGTCTTTAAAAGACAAATTGACCTTGAGCCTAAAAAGCTAGAGCAAATAGTTTTAGCCTGCACTGCACAGCATAATTATCTTCACAAAGTCCCTGTTACCCCTTATTTGTGTATTAATGACAAGGATAATCCCATGCTATCACTTGAGAGGCAAAATTCCACCATCGAAGGCACAGTAGTACGCAATATGTACATGAAATATTTCAATGAAGAGGGTACTGTAATATGGCAATGCGGAGGTATATCTGCCTGA